One Flavobacterium sp. 90 DNA segment encodes these proteins:
- a CDS encoding beta-ketoacyl-ACP synthase III produces the protein MFDVYITKAAKYLPNEAVSNDEMENYLGLINDTASKARRIILRNNKITNRYYAVDKNGKSTHSNAELTRNAVAQLFDENFTDQDLEVLSCGTSSPDVLAPSHAAMVHGLLKNRSVELNSSMGICCSGMNALKYGFLSIRSGNSKNAICTGSEKVSTWLSSPKYNHEIVNLKNLEEQPIIAFKKDFLRWMLSDGAGAFLLENKPSGEISLKIEWMEAYSYAFELETCMYAGGDKLENGEIQAWSDYNPEQWLTESVFAVKQDVKILDEFILPKGVESMSDAMAKHNITADQVDYFLPHVSSNFFVEGLKNGLNEKGIVLTDEKWFMNLLRVGNVGSASIYIALEELMYSGKLKKGDRILLSVPESGRFSFAYAYLTVC, from the coding sequence ATGTTTGACGTATATATTACCAAAGCCGCAAAATATTTGCCAAATGAAGCTGTTTCAAATGACGAAATGGAAAATTATTTAGGTCTGATAAATGACACTGCCTCAAAGGCAAGACGTATTATTTTGCGCAATAATAAAATTACAAACCGATATTACGCCGTAGATAAAAACGGAAAAAGCACACATAGTAACGCTGAGTTAACACGAAATGCCGTTGCACAACTATTTGATGAAAATTTTACAGATCAGGATTTAGAAGTCCTTTCCTGCGGGACTTCATCACCCGATGTTTTGGCACCGTCGCATGCTGCAATGGTTCATGGTTTATTAAAAAACAGATCTGTCGAATTAAATTCTTCGATGGGAATTTGCTGTTCCGGAATGAATGCGCTGAAATATGGTTTTCTTTCGATAAGATCAGGAAACTCAAAAAATGCTATTTGTACAGGATCAGAAAAAGTTTCGACATGGCTTTCTTCTCCAAAATACAATCACGAAATTGTCAATTTAAAAAACCTTGAAGAACAACCTATAATTGCCTTCAAAAAAGATTTTTTGCGTTGGATGTTATCTGATGGAGCCGGAGCATTTTTATTAGAAAATAAACCAAGTGGAGAAATTTCGTTAAAAATCGAATGGATGGAAGCGTATTCTTATGCATTCGAATTGGAAACTTGCATGTATGCCGGTGGAGATAAATTAGAAAATGGCGAAATCCAAGCCTGGAGCGATTACAATCCGGAGCAATGGTTAACCGAATCTGTGTTTGCGGTAAAACAAGATGTAAAAATATTAGACGAATTTATCCTGCCTAAAGGTGTCGAAAGTATGAGCGATGCAATGGCAAAGCACAATATTACGGCAGATCAGGTAGATTATTTTTTACCACACGTTTCTTCTAACTTTTTTGTAGAAGGGTTAAAAAACGGATTAAACGAAAAAGGAATCGTGCTTACAGACGAAAAATGGTTTATGAACCTCTTAAGAGTTGGTAACGTAGGTTCGGCATCAATTTATATTGCTCTTGAAGAATTAATGTATTCAGGTAAACTAAAAAAAGGAGATCGCATTTTATTATCAGTTCCGGAAAGCGGAAGATTCTCTTTTGCATATGCCTATTTAACGGTTTGCTAA
- a CDS encoding ABC transporter permease has translation MKIGVDIQNYLPHRAPMLMVDLILDINSNFVETTFLIKEDNIFVDNKIFVEAGLIENTAQTCSAIVGKKYFFEEDGTENENVNVIGFISALKNLKIHSLPKAGDTIITKANLVSKFIGDDYTLCTMSCESLLEDKLLLECEINLFIQKTISAIT, from the coding sequence ATGAAAATTGGAGTTGACATACAAAATTATCTTCCGCACCGAGCGCCAATGCTTATGGTCGATTTAATTTTGGATATAAATTCAAATTTTGTAGAAACGACATTTCTGATAAAAGAAGACAATATTTTTGTCGATAATAAGATTTTTGTCGAAGCCGGTTTAATCGAAAATACAGCACAAACCTGTTCTGCAATTGTAGGCAAAAAGTATTTTTTTGAGGAAGACGGAACAGAAAATGAAAACGTAAATGTGATTGGTTTTATCAGCGCATTAAAAAATCTGAAAATACATTCGCTGCCAAAAGCTGGTGATACAATTATTACTAAAGCAAATCTGGTTTCGAAATTTATAGGCGACGATTATACTTTATGTACAATGAGTTGCGAAAGTTTATTGGAAGACAAACTGCTTTTAGAATGCGAAATTAATTTGTTTATTCAGAAGACAATTTCGGCTATAACATAA
- a CDS encoding BtrH N-terminal domain-containing protein, whose product MQTSFTHHQSAHCENGVASNLLKNNGLNISEPMVFGIGSGLLFVYLPFIKVNHAPAISYRTLPGQIFNKVANRLNLKIKRQKFSSTINANKALDENLKNNIPTGLQVGVYHLSYFPDEYRFHFNAHNLVVYGKTETDYLISDPVMETVTTLTHEELDKVRFAKGAFAPRGQMYYPIQIPKDVDFKSAIIKGIKNTCRDMLAPMPIVGVRGIKFVSRQIRKWPAKHGVRKANHYLAQMVRMQEEIGTGGGGFRFIYAAFLQEASVVLNNDELKVLSKEMTQIGDSWRDFAVEASRIYKNRSAKEDAYNAIADELLDIANREEIFFKKLKKAIS is encoded by the coding sequence ATGCAAACTAGTTTTACACACCATCAATCTGCTCATTGTGAAAATGGAGTGGCTTCAAATCTGCTTAAAAACAACGGATTAAATATCAGCGAACCAATGGTTTTTGGTATTGGTTCCGGGCTTTTATTCGTGTATTTACCTTTTATAAAAGTAAATCATGCACCGGCAATCAGTTACAGAACTTTGCCTGGACAGATTTTTAATAAAGTTGCCAATCGTTTAAATTTAAAAATAAAAAGACAAAAATTTTCATCGACAATTAATGCCAATAAAGCATTAGATGAAAATCTAAAAAACAATATCCCAACCGGATTACAAGTTGGTGTTTATCATTTAAGTTATTTTCCTGATGAATATCGTTTTCATTTCAACGCACATAATTTAGTTGTTTACGGAAAAACGGAAACCGATTATTTAATCAGCGATCCAGTGATGGAAACCGTTACCACTTTAACGCACGAAGAATTAGATAAAGTACGTTTTGCCAAAGGCGCTTTTGCTCCAAGAGGACAAATGTATTATCCAATTCAGATTCCAAAAGACGTTGATTTTAAAAGTGCCATCATTAAAGGAATTAAAAATACATGTCGCGACATGCTTGCGCCAATGCCAATTGTTGGCGTTCGCGGAATCAAATTCGTATCAAGACAAATTAGAAAATGGCCTGCAAAACACGGCGTTAGAAAAGCCAATCATTACCTCGCACAAATGGTTCGTATGCAGGAAGAAATTGGAACTGGCGGCGGAGGTTTTCGTTTTATATATGCAGCATTTTTACAAGAAGCTTCGGTTGTTTTAAACAATGACGAATTGAAAGTACTTTCGAAAGAAATGACTCAAATTGGAGATTCCTGGAGAGATTTTGCTGTAGAAGCTTCTCGTATTTATAAAAACCGAAGTGCCAAAGAAGACGCTTACAATGCTATTGCAGATGAACTTCTGGACATTGCCAATAGAGAAGAAATCTTTTTCAAAAAACTAAAAAAAGCAATTAGCTAA
- a CDS encoding ABC transporter ATP-binding protein produces the protein MYSLNDVSLDINQGQIFGLLGPNGAGKTTLISMLCGLIKPTSGHFTIDGLNYANDSSKIKKIIGVVPQEYALYPTLTARENLHYFGSMYGLKGSDLKDKVIETLDLLGLLKFADKRIETFSGGMKRRVNLIAGILHNPKVLFLDEPTVGVDVQSKNAIIEYLKHLNQNGTTIIYTSHHLAEAEDFCTTIAILDQGKIYAQGTPSGLIASTEKARNLEEVFISLTGKDLRDDI, from the coding sequence ATGTATTCTTTGAACGATGTTTCGCTGGATATAAATCAAGGTCAGATTTTTGGTTTATTAGGTCCAAATGGCGCCGGAAAAACCACATTAATCTCGATGCTCTGCGGATTGATAAAACCAACTTCCGGACATTTTACCATTGATGGTTTGAACTATGCGAATGATTCTTCCAAAATCAAAAAAATAATTGGAGTTGTACCGCAGGAATATGCCTTATATCCAACGTTGACGGCGCGTGAAAATTTGCATTATTTTGGAAGCATGTACGGATTAAAAGGTTCTGATTTGAAAGATAAAGTAATCGAAACTTTAGATCTTTTAGGACTTTTAAAATTTGCCGACAAACGCATCGAAACTTTCTCAGGCGGAATGAAACGCAGAGTCAATTTGATTGCAGGAATTTTACACAATCCAAAAGTTTTATTTCTGGATGAACCAACCGTTGGCGTTGATGTACAATCTAAAAATGCGATTATAGAATATCTAAAACATTTAAATCAAAACGGGACTACGATTATTTATACGTCACATCATTTGGCTGAAGCCGAAGATTTTTGCACCACAATTGCCATTCTTGACCAAGGAAAAATCTATGCGCAAGGCACACCATCAGGTTTAATTGCTTCGACCGAAAAAGCGAGAAATCTGGAAGAAGTTTTTATTTCATTAACCGGTAAAGATCTGAGAGATGATATATAA
- a CDS encoding ABC transporter permease: protein MIYKIWMSVVKEYLLLKRDLGGLVILFIMPLVLVITVTLIQDSTFKTVSDNKIQILLVDNDKGSVSKTVFDNLEKSQLFSVVTQIDNKLLTEEVARENVYKGRFQLAIIIPKNLSIDLQAKVDQNVENIVSKMGFTDTIAKPKTSKIIQQKEVKLYFDPAVQLSFKNSVMSSIDKMISQIETKSIYTTFQNQLGEENTKFEQKSFITFKEIVPKVDNKEVLPNSVQHNVPAWTLFAIFFIVIPLSINIVKEKSQGTFVRLLTNPVSNLIVIIGKTITYLAICMIQFYMMVAVAIFLFPHIGLPSLNVEGHLFLMSVVALFSGFAAIGFGILLGTIASTQEQSAPFGATSVIILAAIGGVWVPVFVMPKIMQLIAKSSPMNWGLEAFYDVLLRNVSFLEILPKISLLFLFFIITTSIALFYDKKKRTV, encoded by the coding sequence ATGATATATAAAATTTGGATGTCAGTCGTAAAAGAATATCTCCTGCTCAAACGAGATTTAGGCGGATTAGTCATTTTATTTATAATGCCTTTGGTTTTGGTGATCACCGTAACGTTGATTCAGGACAGCACTTTTAAAACCGTTAGCGATAATAAAATTCAGATTTTATTGGTCGACAATGACAAAGGTTCGGTTTCTAAAACTGTTTTTGATAATTTAGAAAAAAGTCAGCTTTTTAGTGTTGTAACACAAATCGACAATAAACTACTTACCGAAGAAGTTGCCAGAGAAAATGTTTACAAAGGAAGATTTCAATTGGCAATTATAATCCCAAAAAATCTAAGTATTGATTTACAAGCCAAAGTTGATCAGAATGTAGAAAACATTGTAAGCAAAATGGGTTTTACAGATACAATTGCAAAACCGAAAACTTCAAAAATAATTCAGCAAAAAGAAGTTAAATTATATTTTGATCCGGCAGTTCAGCTTAGTTTCAAAAATTCGGTGATGAGTTCAATTGATAAAATGATTTCGCAAATAGAAACAAAATCAATTTATACGACTTTTCAAAATCAATTAGGCGAAGAAAATACTAAGTTCGAACAAAAGAGTTTTATTACTTTTAAAGAAATTGTTCCAAAAGTTGACAACAAAGAAGTGTTGCCAAATTCGGTACAGCATAACGTTCCGGCTTGGACGCTTTTTGCTATATTCTTTATCGTGATTCCTTTGTCTATTAATATTGTAAAAGAAAAATCGCAAGGAACATTTGTTCGATTATTGACCAATCCGGTTTCGAATCTAATTGTTATTATCGGTAAAACCATAACCTATTTAGCCATTTGTATGATTCAGTTTTATATGATGGTTGCCGTTGCAATATTTTTATTTCCGCATATTGGTTTGCCTTCATTAAACGTCGAAGGACATTTGTTTTTAATGAGTGTTGTGGCTTTATTTTCAGGTTTTGCAGCCATTGGTTTCGGAATTTTATTGGGAACTATTGCTAGTACACAAGAACAATCGGCACCTTTTGGCGCAACAAGCGTAATCATTCTTGCAGCAATTGGCGGAGTCTGGGTTCCGGTTTTTGTAATGCCAAAAATCATGCAGCTTATCGCAAAATCATCACCAATGAATTGGGGTCTTGAAGCGTTTTATGATGTTTTATTACGCAACGTTTCTTTCCTGGAAATTCTACCAAAAATAAGTTTGTTATTTTTGTTCTTTATAATCACAACTTCCATTGCATTATTCTATGACAAAAAGAAAAGAACAGTATAA
- a CDS encoding acyl-CoA thioesterase has protein sequence MTKRKEQYNEATSLTVSHEIRIRFNETDPLGIVWHGYYITYFEDGREAFGREHGLTYLDIAKTGFTTPIVKSKCEHKLSLRYGDVVTVETTVVDTPAAKMIYRFRILDAKGEVACAGETVQVFLDKEGNLMLTNPPFYEEWKRKVGLIK, from the coding sequence ATGACAAAAAGAAAAGAACAGTATAACGAAGCAACATCCTTAACGGTTTCACATGAAATCAGAATTCGTTTTAACGAAACTGATCCACTCGGAATTGTTTGGCACGGCTATTATATTACATATTTTGAAGATGGACGCGAAGCTTTTGGACGCGAACACGGGCTCACCTATTTAGATATTGCCAAAACCGGATTTACAACTCCAATCGTAAAATCAAAATGCGAACATAAATTGTCTTTGCGCTACGGCGATGTCGTAACAGTTGAAACAACGGTTGTTGATACTCCGGCTGCAAAAATGATTTATCGTTTTAGAATTTTAGATGCAAAAGGTGAAGTTGCGTGTGCAGGAGAAACCGTTCAGGTTTTCTTAGATAAAGAAGGAAATCTAATGTTGACGAATCCTCCTTTTTATGAAGAATGGAAACGAAAAGTTGGGTTGATTAAATAA